Proteins encoded together in one Cardiocondyla obscurior isolate alpha-2009 linkage group LG07, Cobs3.1, whole genome shotgun sequence window:
- the LOC139104165 gene encoding uncharacterized protein isoform X1 — protein MEISSEILESLVMDNKDVIEVLKQENVTQEDIIFESKETGEDSEETEIEEIIEIIEEVEEEGDEASIDDNILDKDKLADVQDAETGEKTERNDRATSKIIKLYSFEEENSTLTSQFEKPIKNENSTQKVTKKQIINYDVDEDWQDEEVERVDELDNSELADNRTSSPRTQADKKQNNQTVLLSSNRLDLKIHMDGKVEGTGTSIEDGESTQEIVKNEENNLLYTVLGTKKQDLGAKQPQEKLDDQFVRMERLEENTIPVEGTIYYEGDNMETLYVAQAIDDNEQYQYDNTTIEQDEGQVSWETTNQEANQNQEEDNSQDQIFLHEDEDGQLYFKDASGTLQPVYLTEDGNYAIAENSDDNKESQSKSLQNSSTVEEDSFILPDMDLKSASSKQTTSSTVSSSSLQDFDNEDNTVTISLIISEDENGQKRTQVIIPTTDNLKCDICNKSFKTSFQLLRHNRLKHAREEDITTRNFPCDSCPKRYPDQGSLARHRKTHTLDRPFQCLECHKNFPTSTALRRHLTLHNSQSRPLPCIYCGRRFMDKTSLAKHEESHMPNEQRKYTCDICQKTFHHITDLSMHKKHHDPDKKFDCEVCGREFNRLNNLQRHMLVHQQQQGGNEEILSCDVCGITYKFMSSLTRHMVTTHMNPEKLRQQAEEQRRKRENNYRKYLEHRKMYETQNYGTTKRTKYNLLAGDNDETA, from the exons atggaaatatcaTCAGAGATCCTAGAGAGCCTAGTTATGGATAACAAGGATGTTATAGAAGTGTTGAAGCAGGAAAATGTCACACAAGAGGACATTATATTTGAGTCCAAGGAAACTGGTGAAGATTCTGAGGAGACAGAAATAGaggaaattatagaaataatagaagagGTTGAAGAAGAAGGTGATGAGGCATCCATAGATGACAATATATTGGACAAAGACAAGTTGGCAGATGTGCAAGACGCTGAAACAGGTGAAAAGACAGAAAGAAATGACAGAGCAActagtaaaattataaagcttTACAGTTTTGAAGAAGAGAACTCGACGCTTACCTCACAGTTCGAGAAGCCAATCAAGAATGAAAATAGCACCCAGAAAGTTACgaaaaagcaaataataaattacgacgTCGATGAAGATTGGCAGGACGAAGAGGTGGAGCGCGTGGATGAGCTGGATAATTCCGAGTTGGCGGATAATCGCACGAGCTCCCCGCGGACGCAGGccgacaaaaaacaaaataatcagACCGTTTTGCTGTCGTCGAACAGATTGGACCTGAAAATCCACATGGACGGAAAAGTGGAAGGAACTGGAACTAGCATTGAAGATGGCGAGTCGACTCAAGAAATAGTGAAGAATGAAGAAAATAATCTGCTGTACACTGTGCTTGGGACGAAGAAGCAAGACCTTGGCGCTAAGCAGCCACAAGAAAAACTTGACGATCAATTCGTCAGA ATGGAACGACTTGAAGAAAATACTATACCGGTCGAAGGTACTATTTACTATGAAGGCGATAATATGGAGACGCTGTATGTAGCACAAGCCATTGATGATAACGAACAATATCAATATGATAACACGACGATAGAACAGGACGAGGGGCAGGTGTCTTGGGAAACGACGAATCAGGAGGCCAATCAAAATCAGGAAGAAGACAATTCTCAA gatcaaatatttttgcacGAAGACGAAGATGGTCAGTTGTACTTCAAAGACGCCAGTGGAACTCTACAACCGGTCTACCTAACTGAGGATGGAAATTATGCGATCGCTGAAAACTCTGATGACAATAAGGAGTCACAATCTAAATCACTTCAGAACAGCAGCACGGTCGAGGAggattcttttattttgccCGACATGGATTTGAAATCTGCTTCTAGTAAACAG acaACGAGTAGCACcgtgtcgtcgtcgtcactGCAAGATTTCGACAATGAGGATAATACCGTGACTATATCCTTAATAATTTCGGAGGATGAGAATGGACAGAAGAGAACTCAAGTCATTATACCGACGACAGACAATTTGAAGTGTGATATCTGTAATAAGAGCTTCAAGACGTCTTTCCAGTTGCTCAGGCACAATAGACTAAAGCACGCTCGTGAGGAGGATATTACTACAAGAAATTTCCCATGCGATTCGTGTCCCAAAAG GTACCCAGATCAAGGCTCGCTTGCCCGCCACCGGAAGACGCACACCCTTGACCGGCCGTTCCAGTGCTTGGAGTGCCACAAGAACTTCCCGACGTCCACGGCGTTACGTCGTCATCTGACGCTGCACAATTCCCAATCACGGCCTCTTCCTTGCATCTACTGCGGTCGGCGATTTATGGACAAGACCAGTCTGGCGAAGCACGAGGAGTCTCACATGCCGAACGAGCAGCGCAAATACACGTGTGACATATGCCAGAAGACTTTCCACCACATAACCGACCTGAGTATGCACAAGAAGCATCATGATCCTGACAAGAAGTTCGACTGCGAGGTGTGTGGTCGTGAATTTAACAGATTGAACAATCTGCAGAGACACATGCTGGTGCACCAGCAA CAACAGGGAGGAAACGAAGAGATACTCTCCTGCGATGTGTGCGGCATAACCTACAAGTTCATGAGCTCGTTAACGAGGCACATGGTGACCACGCACATGAATCCTGAGAAGCTGCGGCAGCAGGCAGAGGAGCAGCGGAGAAAACGTGAGAACAACTACCGGAAATACCTAGAACATCGGAAGATGTATGAGACTCAGAATTATGGTACAACAAAGCGTACAAAATACAACTTACTTGCCGGAGATAACGATGAAACAGCCTGA
- the LOC139104165 gene encoding uncharacterized protein isoform X2 translates to MEISSEILESLVMDNKDVIEVLKQENVTQEDIIFESKETGEDSEETEIEEIIEIIEEVEEEGDEASIDDNILDKDKLADVQDAETGEKTERNDRATSKIIKLYSFEEENSTLTSQFEKPIKNENSTQKVTKKQIINYDVDEDWQDEEVERVDELDNSELADNRTSSPRTQADKKQNNQTVLLSSNRLDLKIHMDGKVEGTGTSIEDGESTQEIVKNEENNLLYTVLGTKKQDLGAKQPQEKLDDQFVRMERLEENTIPVEGTIYYEGDNMETLYVAQAIDDNEQYQYDNTTIEQDEGQVSWETTNQEANQNQEEDNSQDQIFLHEDEDGQLYFKDASGTLQPVYLTEDGNYAIAENSDDNKESQSKSLQNSSTVEEDSFILPDMDLKSASSKQTTSSTVSSSSLQDFDNEDNTVTISLIISEDENGQKRTQVIIPTTDNLKCDICNKSFKTSFQLLRHNRLKHAREEDITTRNFPCDSCPKRYPDQGSLARHRKTHTLDRPFQCLECHKNFPTSTALRRHLTLHNSQSRPLPCIYCGRRFMDKTSLAKHEESHMPNEQRKYTCDICQKTFHHITDLSMHKKHHDPDKKFDCEQQGGNEEILSCDVCGITYKFMSSLTRHMVTTHMNPEKLRQQAEEQRRKRENNYRKYLEHRKMYETQNYGTTKRTKYNLLAGDNDETA, encoded by the exons atggaaatatcaTCAGAGATCCTAGAGAGCCTAGTTATGGATAACAAGGATGTTATAGAAGTGTTGAAGCAGGAAAATGTCACACAAGAGGACATTATATTTGAGTCCAAGGAAACTGGTGAAGATTCTGAGGAGACAGAAATAGaggaaattatagaaataatagaagagGTTGAAGAAGAAGGTGATGAGGCATCCATAGATGACAATATATTGGACAAAGACAAGTTGGCAGATGTGCAAGACGCTGAAACAGGTGAAAAGACAGAAAGAAATGACAGAGCAActagtaaaattataaagcttTACAGTTTTGAAGAAGAGAACTCGACGCTTACCTCACAGTTCGAGAAGCCAATCAAGAATGAAAATAGCACCCAGAAAGTTACgaaaaagcaaataataaattacgacgTCGATGAAGATTGGCAGGACGAAGAGGTGGAGCGCGTGGATGAGCTGGATAATTCCGAGTTGGCGGATAATCGCACGAGCTCCCCGCGGACGCAGGccgacaaaaaacaaaataatcagACCGTTTTGCTGTCGTCGAACAGATTGGACCTGAAAATCCACATGGACGGAAAAGTGGAAGGAACTGGAACTAGCATTGAAGATGGCGAGTCGACTCAAGAAATAGTGAAGAATGAAGAAAATAATCTGCTGTACACTGTGCTTGGGACGAAGAAGCAAGACCTTGGCGCTAAGCAGCCACAAGAAAAACTTGACGATCAATTCGTCAGA ATGGAACGACTTGAAGAAAATACTATACCGGTCGAAGGTACTATTTACTATGAAGGCGATAATATGGAGACGCTGTATGTAGCACAAGCCATTGATGATAACGAACAATATCAATATGATAACACGACGATAGAACAGGACGAGGGGCAGGTGTCTTGGGAAACGACGAATCAGGAGGCCAATCAAAATCAGGAAGAAGACAATTCTCAA gatcaaatatttttgcacGAAGACGAAGATGGTCAGTTGTACTTCAAAGACGCCAGTGGAACTCTACAACCGGTCTACCTAACTGAGGATGGAAATTATGCGATCGCTGAAAACTCTGATGACAATAAGGAGTCACAATCTAAATCACTTCAGAACAGCAGCACGGTCGAGGAggattcttttattttgccCGACATGGATTTGAAATCTGCTTCTAGTAAACAG acaACGAGTAGCACcgtgtcgtcgtcgtcactGCAAGATTTCGACAATGAGGATAATACCGTGACTATATCCTTAATAATTTCGGAGGATGAGAATGGACAGAAGAGAACTCAAGTCATTATACCGACGACAGACAATTTGAAGTGTGATATCTGTAATAAGAGCTTCAAGACGTCTTTCCAGTTGCTCAGGCACAATAGACTAAAGCACGCTCGTGAGGAGGATATTACTACAAGAAATTTCCCATGCGATTCGTGTCCCAAAAG GTACCCAGATCAAGGCTCGCTTGCCCGCCACCGGAAGACGCACACCCTTGACCGGCCGTTCCAGTGCTTGGAGTGCCACAAGAACTTCCCGACGTCCACGGCGTTACGTCGTCATCTGACGCTGCACAATTCCCAATCACGGCCTCTTCCTTGCATCTACTGCGGTCGGCGATTTATGGACAAGACCAGTCTGGCGAAGCACGAGGAGTCTCACATGCCGAACGAGCAGCGCAAATACACGTGTGACATATGCCAGAAGACTTTCCACCACATAACCGACCTGAGTATGCACAAGAAGCATCATGATCCTGACAAGAAGTTCGACTGCGAG CAACAGGGAGGAAACGAAGAGATACTCTCCTGCGATGTGTGCGGCATAACCTACAAGTTCATGAGCTCGTTAACGAGGCACATGGTGACCACGCACATGAATCCTGAGAAGCTGCGGCAGCAGGCAGAGGAGCAGCGGAGAAAACGTGAGAACAACTACCGGAAATACCTAGAACATCGGAAGATGTATGAGACTCAGAATTATGGTACAACAAAGCGTACAAAATACAACTTACTTGCCGGAGATAACGATGAAACAGCCTGA
- the LOC139104171 gene encoding bifunctional peptidase and (3S)-lysyl hydroxylase JMJD7-like, which yields MSNAEAKIRQACHILSQEARELYLHSEITETVGTVTPLAFYREYVSKNVPLVIRNGIKHWPAVEKWSIPYFRKVLGDELVSVAVTPNGYADAIAKRDNMEFFVMPEERLLPMSEFLDTLEHTREDSVFYIQQQNSNFLHSFHKLWPDAETEISWASEAFGKQPDAVNFWMGDKRAVTSMHKDPYENIYCVVSGEKTFILHPPTDLPWIPYQEYPSATYKEREPGKWVIESMVNETSGLKEDLPLTPWICVDPLNPDYEQYPEYRNTHKLRVTLKAGDLLYLPSLWFHHVTQSHACVSINYWYDMEFDIKYAYFKALETLCE from the exons ATGTCGAACGCCGAGGCCAAAATCCGACAAGCATGTCACATCTTGTCGCAAGAGGCGAGAG AGCTGTACCTTCACAGCGAAATTACAGAAACAGTTGGCACTGTTACACCACTGGCTTTCTACCGGGAATACGTTTCGAAGAACGTCCCTTTAGTAATAAGAAACGGGATAAAACACTGGCCAGCTGTCGAAAAATGGTCTATTCCCTACTTCCGTAAGGTGCTTGGCGATGAGCTTGTCTCAGTTGCTGTAACACCAAACGGCTATGCAGACGCAATAGCGAAACGAGATAACATGGAATTTTTCGTAATGCCTGAAGAACGTCTGCTTCCTATGTCGGAGTTTCTTGACACCCTGGAACATACGAGGGAGGACAGTGTGTTTTACATACAACAACAGAACTCTAATTTCCTGCACAGCTTCCACAAGCTGTGGCCGGAcgcagaaaccgagatatcaTGGGCCAGCGAAGCTTTCGGAAAGCAGCCCGACGCTGTGAATTTTTGGATGGGAGACAAGAGAGCAGTGACCTCCA TGCACAAAGACCCTTATGAAAACATCTACTGCGTCGTGTCCGGAGAGAAGACTTTTATCCTGCATCCCCCTACAGATTTGCCATGGATTCCGTATCAGGAGTATCCATCTGCTACTTACAAGGAACGTGAACCTGGGAAATGGGTTATCGAATCGATGGTTAACGAGACGTCCGGCTTGAAGGAAGATCTCCCGTTGACGCCGTGGATATGCGTTGATCCTTTAAATCCAGATTACGAACA ATATCCGGAGTATCGTAACACACATAAGCTGAGAGTCACACTTAAAGCTGGAGATTTATTGTACCTGCCGTCCTTATGGTTCCACCATGTGACACAGTCTCACGCTTGCGTATCCATCAATTACTGGTACGATATGGagtttgatattaaatacgCCTACTTCAAAGCACTCGAAACGTTGTGCGAGTGA